In Thermoanaerobaculales bacterium, one DNA window encodes the following:
- the serS gene encoding serine--tRNA ligase translates to MLSRDLFRTDPDRIRAMLALRRADTPFERLLEVDREWRSIVVRLDEARAARKAGSKEVGKLFQEGRKDEGEARRAEMAALGDEIAALEERGRALEAELESFELSIPNLIHDTVPEGADADDNRVERSWGEPRAFDFEPQAHWDLGVALGILDFERAAKIAGARFAVLAGAGAALERALISYMLDLQTRVNGYREVLPPYLVNSASLTGTGQLPKFGADLFKVEGTDFYLAPTAEVPVTNLHRDETLDEAALPLRYCAFTPCFRAEAGSYGKDVRGLIRLHQFHKVELVEFATPETSWERLERLTAAAESVLQGLELPYRVVALSSGDLGFSAAKTYDLEVWLPAAATYREISSCTNFTDFQARRARVRYRPADGGKPRLVHTLNGSGLAVGRTLVAALENYQQRDGSVVVPQALRPYLHGLEVIEPQG, encoded by the coding sequence ATGCTGTCCCGCGACCTCTTCCGGACCGATCCCGATCGCATCCGCGCGATGCTCGCGCTGCGCCGCGCCGACACGCCGTTCGAGCGCCTGCTCGAGGTCGACCGCGAGTGGCGGTCGATCGTGGTCCGGCTCGACGAGGCGCGGGCGGCCCGCAAGGCCGGCTCCAAGGAGGTCGGCAAGCTGTTCCAGGAGGGCCGCAAGGACGAGGGCGAGGCGAGGCGCGCCGAGATGGCGGCGCTCGGCGACGAGATCGCGGCGCTGGAGGAGCGCGGGCGCGCGCTCGAGGCCGAGCTCGAGTCGTTCGAGCTGTCGATCCCCAACCTGATCCACGACACCGTGCCCGAGGGCGCTGACGCCGACGACAACCGGGTCGAGCGAAGCTGGGGCGAGCCGCGGGCCTTCGACTTCGAGCCGCAGGCGCACTGGGACCTCGGCGTCGCGCTCGGCATCCTCGACTTCGAGCGCGCCGCCAAGATCGCGGGCGCCCGCTTCGCCGTTCTCGCCGGCGCCGGCGCCGCCCTCGAGCGGGCCCTCATCTCCTACATGCTCGACCTCCAGACCCGGGTCAACGGCTATCGCGAGGTGCTGCCCCCCTACCTCGTCAACTCGGCCTCGCTCACCGGCACCGGCCAGCTGCCGAAGTTCGGCGCCGACCTGTTCAAGGTCGAGGGCACCGACTTCTACCTGGCGCCGACGGCCGAGGTCCCGGTCACCAACCTCCACCGCGACGAGACCCTGGACGAGGCCGCGCTGCCGCTGCGCTACTGCGCGTTCACGCCCTGCTTCCGCGCCGAGGCCGGCTCCTACGGCAAGGACGTGCGCGGCCTGATCCGCCTCCACCAGTTCCACAAGGTCGAGCTGGTCGAGTTCGCGACGCCGGAGACCTCGTGGGAGCGGCTCGAGCGGCTGACCGCCGCCGCCGAGTCGGTGCTGCAGGGGCTCGAGCTCCCCTACCGGGTGGTCGCGCTGTCGAGCGGCGACCTCGGCTTCTCGGCGGCCAAGACCTACGACCTCGAGGTCTGGCTGCCGGCGGCCGCGACCTACCGCGAGATCTCGTCCTGCACCAACTTCACCGACTTCCAGGCCCGGCGCGCCCGCGTCCGCTACCGCCCGGCGGACGGCGGCAAGCCGCGGCTGGTCCACACCCTCAACGGCTCCGGGCTCGCGGTCGGCCGCACCCTGGTCGCCGCGCTCGAGAACTACCAGCAACGGGACGGCTCGGTGGTGGTGCCGCAGGCCCTGCGGCCCTACCTCCACGGCCTCGAGGTGATCGAGCCGCAGGGCTGA
- a CDS encoding HDIG domain-containing protein has translation MPDRPSRADAWAVLTEFTDNPSLIKHALAVEAAMRAYARRFAENEEEWATIGLIHDFDYQQNPTVETHLHVGTAILRERGWPEEWVRAVASHADYMGVPRETLAAKTLFAVDELAGFLTACALVRPDRSIAEVQAKSVMKKLKDKAFARSVNREDIVRGAEELGVELATHIEVVRDAMATIADQLELPPPAHPRG, from the coding sequence ATGCCCGACCGACCGAGCCGAGCCGACGCGTGGGCCGTGCTGACCGAGTTCACCGACAACCCGAGCCTGATCAAGCACGCGCTGGCCGTCGAGGCCGCGATGCGGGCCTACGCCCGCCGCTTCGCCGAGAACGAGGAGGAGTGGGCGACGATCGGCCTGATCCACGACTTCGACTATCAGCAGAACCCGACCGTCGAAACCCACCTCCACGTCGGGACCGCGATCCTGCGCGAGCGGGGATGGCCGGAGGAGTGGGTGCGGGCGGTGGCCTCGCACGCCGACTACATGGGGGTGCCGCGGGAGACGCTGGCGGCGAAGACGCTGTTCGCGGTGGACGAGCTGGCCGGCTTCCTGACCGCCTGCGCCCTGGTCCGGCCGGATCGCTCGATCGCCGAGGTGCAGGCGAAGTCGGTGATGAAGAAGCTCAAGGACAAGGCGTTCGCCCGCAGCGTCAACCGCGAGGACATCGTGCGCGGCGCCGAGGAGCTCGGTGTCGAGCTGGCCACGCACATCGAGGTCGTGCGCGACGCGATGGCCACGATTGCCGATCAGCTGGAGCTGCCCCCACCCGCCCATCCCAGGGGATAG
- the glnA gene encoding type I glutamate--ammonia ligase, whose protein sequence is MPISSAEILTRARKEHVHFLRLQFTDIDGVIKNVEVPASQFEKALDGQIMFDGSSIEGFTRIEESDMLLVPDLATFQVFPWASDHGKVGRLICDIASPDGSSFEGCPRCALKRAVAKAAAIGYRMMAGPEAEFFLFQRGANGGPLAQTHDTGGYFDLSPRDLGEEARRDIVLVLESMGFEVEAAHHEVAPGQHEIDFKYEDAVTTADAITTFRFVVKKVALMHGLHATFMPKPLAGVNGSGMHTHQSLFTSRGKNAFHDPKGPWELSKVARAYMGGLLEHARAFSAVTNPLVNSYKRLVPGYEAPINVAWSEKNRSPMIRVPARRGVGTRCEVRMPDPSCNPYLALTVMLASGLDGIERGLDCGEPVNRNIFEMSQREKRRLRIVQLPANLDEALGFFEKDPLMRQALGDHIFGHFIHNKRQEWAEYIKEIHAWELERYLDRY, encoded by the coding sequence GTGCCGATCTCTTCAGCCGAGATCCTGACCCGCGCCAGGAAGGAGCACGTCCACTTCCTGCGCCTCCAGTTCACCGACATCGACGGCGTCATCAAGAACGTCGAGGTGCCCGCCAGCCAGTTCGAGAAGGCGCTCGACGGCCAGATCATGTTCGACGGCTCCTCGATCGAGGGCTTCACCCGGATCGAGGAGTCGGACATGCTGCTGGTGCCCGACCTCGCGACGTTTCAGGTCTTCCCCTGGGCGAGCGACCACGGTAAGGTCGGCCGGCTGATCTGCGACATCGCGAGCCCGGACGGCTCGAGCTTCGAGGGCTGCCCGAGGTGCGCCCTCAAGCGGGCGGTGGCCAAGGCCGCAGCCATTGGGTATCGCATGATGGCCGGGCCGGAGGCCGAGTTCTTCCTGTTCCAGCGCGGCGCGAACGGCGGCCCGCTGGCACAGACCCACGACACCGGCGGCTACTTCGACTTGAGCCCGCGCGACCTCGGCGAGGAGGCGCGCCGCGACATCGTCCTGGTCCTCGAGTCGATGGGCTTCGAGGTCGAGGCCGCCCACCACGAGGTGGCGCCCGGGCAGCACGAGATCGACTTCAAGTACGAGGACGCCGTGACCACCGCCGACGCGATCACCACCTTCCGGTTCGTGGTCAAGAAGGTCGCGCTGATGCACGGCCTGCACGCCACCTTCATGCCCAAGCCGCTGGCCGGCGTCAACGGCTCCGGGATGCACACCCACCAGTCGCTGTTCACGTCGAGGGGCAAGAACGCGTTCCACGATCCCAAGGGACCGTGGGAGCTGTCGAAGGTGGCTCGCGCCTACATGGGCGGCCTGCTCGAGCACGCCCGCGCGTTCTCGGCGGTCACCAACCCGCTCGTCAACTCCTACAAGCGGCTGGTGCCGGGCTACGAGGCCCCGATCAACGTCGCGTGGTCGGAGAAGAACCGCTCGCCGATGATCCGGGTCCCGGCGCGGCGGGGCGTCGGCACCCGCTGCGAGGTCCGCATGCCCGACCCCTCGTGCAACCCCTACCTGGCGCTGACCGTGATGCTGGCCTCCGGCCTCGACGGCATCGAGCGCGGGCTCGACTGCGGCGAGCCGGTCAACCGGAACATCTTCGAGATGAGCCAGCGCGAGAAGCGCCGGCTGAGAATCGTCCAGCTCCCCGCCAACCTCGACGAAGCGCTCGGTTTCTTCGAGAAGGACCCGCTGATGCGCCAGGCGCTCGGCGACCACATCTTCGGCCACTTCATCCACAACAAGCGGCAGGAGTGGGCGGAGTACATCAAGGAGATCCACGCCTGGGAGCTCGAGCGCTACCTCGATCGGTATTGA
- a CDS encoding DUF6125 family protein, whose translation MNPYQEMDRGQLLAALEMFAKNWLAHDGCWFLAAEAELGMEAAIRLDAAAWGRFAAAEARRILDAFGVPRDGGLEALERALELRMYALINEQHCEWSADRSTLRFRMDVCRVQETRRRKGLADFPCASVGVVEFATFARTVDPRIRTRCVHCPPDAPEGTYCAWEFSLGDDDAEGRPR comes from the coding sequence GTGAACCCCTACCAGGAAATGGACCGCGGGCAGCTCCTCGCCGCGCTCGAGATGTTCGCCAAGAACTGGCTCGCCCACGACGGCTGCTGGTTCCTCGCCGCCGAGGCGGAGCTCGGCATGGAGGCGGCGATCCGGCTCGACGCGGCCGCCTGGGGGCGCTTCGCGGCCGCCGAGGCGCGGCGCATCCTCGACGCCTTCGGCGTGCCCCGTGACGGAGGGCTCGAGGCGCTCGAGCGGGCGCTCGAGCTTCGCATGTACGCGCTGATCAACGAGCAGCACTGCGAGTGGTCGGCGGATCGTTCGACGCTGCGCTTTCGAATGGACGTCTGCCGGGTCCAGGAGACCCGGCGCCGCAAGGGCCTCGCCGACTTCCCGTGCGCGAGCGTTGGGGTCGTCGAGTTCGCGACCTTCGCCCGGACCGTCGATCCGAGAATCCGGACCCGCTGCGTCCACTGCCCGCCCGACGCACCGGAAGGAACGTACTGCGCGTGGGAGTTCAGCCTCGGGGATGACGATGCGGAGGGACGACCCCGATAG
- a CDS encoding GFA family protein, producing the protein MVIHSGGCHCGRVRFSVEAPAVIETTLCNCSICSMTAYLHLIVPKSRFRLLKGEEELTTYTFNTGVAQHRFCRVCGIKSFYVPRSNPDGISVNVRCLDPATIESVRVTDFDGRNWEAHAEELAHLSRDGQS; encoded by the coding sequence ATGGTGATCCACTCCGGCGGCTGCCACTGCGGCCGGGTGCGCTTCTCGGTCGAGGCACCGGCGGTGATCGAGACGACGCTCTGCAACTGCTCGATCTGCTCGATGACCGCCTACCTCCACCTGATCGTGCCCAAGAGCCGCTTTCGGCTGCTCAAGGGTGAGGAGGAGCTGACCACCTACACCTTCAACACCGGCGTCGCGCAGCACCGCTTCTGCCGGGTGTGCGGCATCAAGTCGTTCTACGTGCCGCGCTCCAACCCGGACGGGATCAGCGTCAACGTCCGCTGTCTCGACCCTGCCACCATCGAGTCGGTGCGCGTCACCGACTTCGACGGCCGCAACTGGGAGGCGCACGCCGAGGAGCTCGCGCACCTGTCGAGGGACGGGCAGAGCTGA
- a CDS encoding DUF488 family protein, whose protein sequence is MAIRVVRLGSPRREGEGLRVGTVRRPPRGVPKDEYASRDLYDVWLPELAPSEELLKRAHAVSDEGSWRAFARAYRAEMKRPDARHLLDLLAALSRRTELAVGCYCADEARCHRSILRELLAERGAAIE, encoded by the coding sequence ATGGCGATCCGTGTGGTTCGGCTGGGCAGCCCGCGACGTGAGGGCGAGGGCCTGCGCGTGGGCACGGTACGGCGGCCGCCGCGCGGCGTGCCCAAGGACGAGTACGCGTCGCGCGACCTCTACGACGTCTGGCTGCCCGAGCTCGCACCCAGCGAGGAGCTGCTCAAGCGGGCGCATGCGGTCTCGGACGAGGGCAGCTGGCGAGCCTTCGCGCGGGCCTACCGGGCGGAGATGAAGCGTCCCGACGCTCGCCACCTGCTCGACCTGCTGGCGGCGCTGTCGCGGCGGACTGAGCTCGCGGTCGGCTGCTACTGCGCCGACGAGGCCCGCTGCCACCGCTCGATCCTGCGCGAGCTGCTCGCCGAGCGGGGAGCGGCGATCGAGTGA
- a CDS encoding PaaI family thioesterase produces MDATRTTSWDDPAKIARDVRELPGLEFLRRLIERETRVPVGVTLGFRLVEVGDGLAVFEAEAGPWAYNPIGSVHGGWYAAVLDAPLGCALHTQLPAGAGYTTLEMKVNLVRPVQAGTGVLRATGRVVHRGRQTAVTEARLEDAGGRLYAHATSTCLLLDNRGGG; encoded by the coding sequence ATGGACGCGACCCGCACCACGAGCTGGGATGATCCGGCCAAGATCGCCCGCGACGTCCGCGAGCTTCCCGGTCTCGAGTTCCTGCGTCGCCTGATCGAGCGTGAGACCCGCGTGCCGGTCGGCGTGACCCTCGGCTTCCGCCTGGTCGAGGTCGGCGACGGCCTCGCCGTGTTCGAGGCCGAGGCCGGGCCGTGGGCGTACAACCCGATCGGCTCGGTCCACGGCGGCTGGTACGCGGCGGTCCTCGACGCACCGCTGGGCTGTGCCCTCCACACCCAGCTCCCGGCCGGCGCCGGCTACACGACGCTCGAGATGAAGGTCAACCTGGTGCGGCCGGTGCAGGCGGGCACCGGCGTCCTGCGCGCGACCGGCCGGGTCGTCCATCGCGGCCGGCAGACCGCGGTCACCGAGGCGCGGCTGGAGGACGCGGGCGGCCGGCTCTACGCCCACGCGACCTCGACCTGCCTGCTCCTGGACAACCGCGGGGGAGGCTGA
- a CDS encoding CoA-binding protein — translation MTTRASVEQFLAQRNLGLVGASRGGKKFGNTVLRELAKRGYQMSVVHPEAAEIDGVRCVPSVSALPEEVGGLVVVVPPEQTDKLVREAAARGIRHIWMQQGAESATAIELCRESGIEEVHGECILMYAEPAGFHRFHRWLWGLFGKLPVSER, via the coding sequence GTGACGACGCGAGCTTCGGTGGAGCAGTTCCTGGCGCAGCGCAACCTCGGGCTGGTCGGCGCCTCGAGGGGCGGCAAGAAGTTCGGCAACACGGTGCTACGCGAGCTGGCGAAGCGGGGCTACCAGATGTCGGTGGTGCACCCCGAGGCGGCCGAGATCGACGGAGTGCGCTGCGTCCCCTCGGTGTCGGCGCTGCCCGAGGAGGTCGGCGGACTTGTGGTGGTCGTGCCTCCCGAGCAGACCGACAAGCTCGTCCGCGAGGCAGCCGCACGGGGCATACGCCACATCTGGATGCAGCAGGGCGCCGAGTCGGCCACGGCGATCGAGCTCTGCCGGGAGAGCGGCATCGAAGAGGTGCACGGCGAGTGCATCCTGATGTACGCCGAGCCGGCCGGCTTTCACCGCTTTCACCGCTGGCTATGGGGCCTGTTCGGCAAGCTGCCGGTCTCGGAGCGTTAG
- a CDS encoding SDR family oxidoreductase, whose product MTVFLLFMAYALIFTAALARAGHRTRTGSVSAAPTQKPSRILIIGATGGTGRQLVKQALERGYAVTALVRDPSRLQIDHPRLAVVRGDVLDPAAVGEAVRGQDAVLSALGHKRFFYPTRILSEGTRNILGAIEAHGVPRLICETSLGIGDSAGRMGLYYTFFVIPLILPFYFWDKTRQERLIAGSGVEWVIVRPGVLTNGEARGRYRHGRGVGSFLRTVRIARGDVASFMLDQLASDSYLGTAPGVSW is encoded by the coding sequence ATGACGGTCTTTCTGCTCTTCATGGCGTACGCGCTCATTTTCACGGCTGCGCTGGCGCGGGCCGGGCACCGGACGCGGACTGGGTCCGTGAGCGCGGCTCCCACCCAGAAGCCGTCTCGGATCCTGATCATCGGCGCGACCGGTGGAACCGGTCGGCAGCTCGTGAAGCAGGCGCTCGAGCGCGGCTACGCGGTGACGGCGCTGGTCCGAGATCCCTCGCGGCTTCAGATCGACCACCCGAGGCTGGCGGTCGTTCGCGGCGACGTGCTCGACCCGGCGGCGGTCGGAGAGGCTGTGCGCGGCCAGGACGCGGTGCTGTCCGCGCTCGGCCACAAGCGCTTTTTCTACCCGACCCGGATCCTCTCCGAGGGCACCCGGAACATCCTCGGCGCCATCGAGGCTCACGGAGTCCCCCGGCTGATCTGCGAGACCTCGCTCGGGATCGGCGACAGCGCCGGGCGGATGGGCCTCTATTACACCTTCTTCGTCATCCCGCTGATCCTGCCCTTCTACTTCTGGGACAAGACGCGGCAGGAGAGGCTGATCGCCGGGAGCGGGGTGGAGTGGGTGATCGTGCGGCCGGGGGTGCTGACGAACGGCGAGGCCAGGGGCCGATACCGCCACGGACGCGGTGTCGGGAGCTTCCTGCGGACCGTGCGGATCGCCCGCGGCGACGTCGCCTCCTTCATGCTCGACCAGCTCGCCTCCGACAGTTACCTCGGGACTGCGCCCGGCGTCTCCTGGTAG
- a CDS encoding YaiI/YqxD family protein yields MTHIFVDADACPVKQEVYRVARRYGLGVTLVANSWMRVPEEPWLALELVAEGLDAADDWIVERVRPGDVVITADIPLASRCLKAGARVIGPTGKPFTDGNIGQAVATRDLLAGMRGAGEMTGGPPPVTKRDRSRFLQQLDELIQSIRRGRIV; encoded by the coding sequence TTGACGCACATCTTCGTCGACGCCGACGCGTGTCCGGTCAAGCAGGAGGTGTACCGCGTCGCCCGCCGGTATGGCCTCGGAGTCACCCTGGTGGCGAACTCGTGGATGCGCGTTCCGGAAGAGCCATGGCTTGCTCTCGAGTTGGTCGCCGAAGGGCTCGATGCGGCCGACGACTGGATCGTCGAGCGGGTCCGTCCCGGCGATGTCGTGATCACCGCCGACATCCCGCTCGCGAGCCGCTGCCTGAAGGCGGGCGCCCGCGTCATCGGCCCAACCGGGAAGCCATTCACCGACGGCAACATCGGCCAGGCCGTGGCGACCCGCGACCTGCTGGCGGGGATGCGGGGTGCGGGCGAGATGACCGGCGGGCCGCCGCCGGTCACCAAGCGCGACCGCTCGCGCTTCCTCCAGCAGCTCGACGAGCTGATCCAGTCGATCCGCCGCGGCCGGATCGTCTGA
- a CDS encoding GFA family protein → MTIRHAACSCGQLSVIVHGEPVRISVCHCLECQRRTGSAFGAQARFRKADVEIRGASTAYRRIADSGNAIRFHFCPTCGSTIYYQSEDQPELVAVPIGAFADPDFPAPWVSVYESRKHSWVGLPDGIEHHE, encoded by the coding sequence ATGACTATCCGACACGCCGCGTGCAGCTGTGGGCAGCTCTCGGTGATCGTTCACGGCGAGCCGGTGCGGATCTCGGTCTGCCACTGCCTGGAGTGCCAGCGCCGGACCGGCAGCGCCTTCGGGGCGCAAGCCAGGTTCCGCAAGGCCGACGTCGAGATCAGGGGTGCGAGCACCGCCTACCGACGGATCGCCGACAGCGGCAACGCGATCCGCTTCCACTTCTGCCCGACCTGCGGCTCGACCATCTACTACCAGTCCGAGGACCAGCCCGAGCTGGTCGCGGTGCCGATCGGCGCCTTCGCCGACCCGGACTTCCCGGCGCCGTGGGTCTCGGTCTACGAGTCGCGCAAGCACTCCTGGGTCGGCCTGCCCGACGGCATCGAGCACCACGAGTGA
- a CDS encoding EF-Tu/IF-2/RF-3 family GTPase, which translates to MAEIEVGVVIHYFGKIGVAAVRVTAGDIKVGDTIRVKGHTTDLTLTIASIQMEHGSVPSARAGDDVGIKVPGIAREHDAVFKIVD; encoded by the coding sequence ATGGCTGAGATCGAGGTCGGCGTCGTCATTCACTACTTCGGCAAGATCGGCGTCGCCGCGGTGCGCGTCACCGCCGGCGACATCAAGGTTGGGGACACCATCCGCGTCAAGGGCCACACCACCGACCTCACCCTGACCATCGCCTCGATCCAGATGGAGCACGGGTCGGTGCCGAGCGCGCGCGCCGGCGACGATGTCGGCATCAAGGTGCCGGGGATCGCCCGCGAGCACGACGCGGTCTTCAAGATCGTCGACTGA
- a CDS encoding SgcJ/EcaC family oxidoreductase, with product MSEDRTGVESVAQAFSECWNRHDMESFGELFAEDAEFVNVVGLWWRGREEIERAHAATHATIFKNSRLAIGEIAVRFLESDIAIARCRWELTGHVSPSGEALSARRGVLMTLLQRRGGAWKILDAQNTDIIEGVLAPPQ from the coding sequence ATGAGCGAGGATCGCACGGGTGTCGAGAGCGTCGCGCAGGCGTTCAGCGAGTGCTGGAATCGTCACGACATGGAGTCGTTCGGCGAGCTGTTCGCCGAGGATGCGGAGTTCGTCAACGTCGTCGGGCTATGGTGGAGAGGGCGCGAGGAGATTGAGCGCGCCCACGCGGCGACCCATGCCACGATCTTCAAGAACAGCCGCCTCGCGATCGGCGAGATCGCAGTCCGCTTCCTCGAGAGCGACATCGCCATCGCTCGCTGCCGCTGGGAGCTCACGGGACACGTCAGCCCGTCCGGAGAAGCTCTTTCCGCGAGGAGGGGAGTCCTGATGACGCTCCTGCAGCGCAGGGGCGGGGCGTGGAAAATCCTCGACGCCCAGAACACCGACATCATCGAGGGTGTCCTCGCACCGCCGCAGTAG
- the glyA gene encoding serine hydroxymethyltransferase, with translation MSESLKNEFFGIHHRAVAASDPEVAAALESERARQNQGLELIASENFVSLAVLAAMGSVMTNKYAEGYPGKRYYGGCEFVDIGEDLARERAKQLFGADHANVQPHSGAQANMSVYLAVMQPGDTMLGMDLTHGGHLTHGHPLNYSGKEFKVVPYGVHRSTETIDYERLRELALEHRPKLIVCGASAYPRTIDFPRLRAIADEAGALIMADIAHIAGLVVAGLHPSPVPHCQFVTTTTHKTLRGPRGGMILCTAEWAEAIDKAVFPGVQGGPLMHVIAAKAVAFAEALKPEWKEYQRRIVANAKVLCEACAERGWRIVSGGTDNHLFLIDLGPDFISGKKAERWLGLADITVNKNTVPFDTRKPFITSGLRIGTPAVTTRGMGPDEMVTIAGLIDRVLRLDEDTEDAAKSAAFNAGIEAVKAEVHALTARFPLY, from the coding sequence ATGAGCGAGTCCCTCAAGAACGAGTTCTTCGGCATCCACCACCGCGCCGTCGCGGCATCCGACCCGGAGGTCGCGGCCGCGCTGGAGAGCGAGCGGGCCCGCCAGAACCAGGGCCTCGAGCTGATCGCGTCGGAGAACTTCGTGAGCCTGGCGGTGCTCGCCGCCATGGGCTCGGTGATGACCAACAAGTACGCCGAGGGCTACCCCGGCAAGCGCTACTACGGCGGCTGCGAGTTCGTCGACATCGGCGAGGACCTGGCACGGGAGCGCGCCAAGCAGCTGTTCGGCGCCGACCACGCCAACGTCCAGCCGCACTCCGGCGCCCAGGCCAACATGTCGGTCTACCTGGCGGTGATGCAGCCCGGCGACACCATGCTCGGCATGGACCTCACCCATGGCGGCCACCTCACGCACGGCCATCCGCTCAACTACTCGGGCAAGGAGTTCAAGGTGGTGCCGTACGGCGTCCACCGGTCAACCGAGACCATCGACTACGAGCGGCTCCGGGAGCTCGCCCTCGAGCACAGGCCGAAGCTCATCGTCTGCGGCGCCTCCGCCTACCCGCGGACCATCGACTTCCCGCGGTTGCGCGCGATCGCCGACGAGGCGGGCGCGCTGATCATGGCCGACATCGCCCACATCGCCGGCCTGGTGGTGGCCGGCCTCCACCCGTCGCCGGTGCCGCACTGCCAGTTCGTCACGACCACCACCCACAAGACCCTGCGCGGGCCGCGCGGCGGCATGATCCTGTGCACCGCTGAGTGGGCGGAGGCGATCGACAAGGCGGTCTTTCCGGGCGTCCAGGGCGGGCCGCTGATGCACGTGATCGCGGCCAAGGCGGTGGCCTTTGCCGAGGCCCTCAAGCCGGAGTGGAAGGAGTACCAGCGGCGGATCGTCGCCAACGCCAAGGTGCTGTGCGAGGCCTGCGCCGAGCGCGGCTGGCGGATCGTCTCCGGCGGCACCGACAACCACCTGTTCCTGATCGACCTCGGGCCCGACTTCATCTCGGGCAAGAAGGCCGAGCGCTGGCTCGGCCTCGCCGACATCACGGTCAACAAGAACACGGTGCCGTTCGACACCCGCAAGCCCTTCATCACCTCCGGGCTGCGCATCGGCACCCCGGCGGTGACCACCCGCGGCATGGGCCCGGACGAGATGGTCACGATCGCGGGGTTGATCGACCGGGTGCTGCGGCTCGACGAGGACACCGAGGACGCGGCAAAGTCGGCCGCCTTCAACGCCGGCATTGAGGCGGTCAAAGCCGAGGTCCACGCGCTGACCGCGCGCTTCCCGCTGTACTGA
- the rpiB gene encoding ribose 5-phosphate isomerase B, which yields MIVLASDHAGVGLKAEVVRLLEARGEEYRDLGPFDDASVDYPEYAHLLAAEITAGRADRGVLVCGTGIGMSMAANRHPGIRAAVCHDAYTAEMARRHNDANVLCMGGRVIGAGVALQIVEVFLDTAFEGGRHQRRAGLIEPPTGRQEEK from the coding sequence ATGATCGTGCTCGCTTCGGACCACGCTGGGGTCGGGCTGAAGGCCGAGGTCGTCCGCCTGCTCGAGGCGCGCGGCGAGGAGTACCGCGACCTCGGCCCGTTCGACGACGCCTCGGTCGACTACCCGGAGTATGCGCACCTCCTCGCGGCCGAGATCACGGCCGGCCGCGCCGACCGCGGGGTGCTGGTCTGCGGCACCGGCATCGGGATGAGCATGGCCGCCAACCGGCATCCCGGGATCCGGGCCGCCGTCTGCCACGACGCCTATACCGCCGAGATGGCGCGCCGCCACAACGACGCCAACGTGCTGTGCATGGGAGGCCGGGTGATCGGGGCCGGGGTGGCGCTGCAGATCGTCGAGGTGTTCCTTGACACCGCCTTCGAGGGCGGCCGCCACCAGCGCCGGGCCGGCCTGATCGAGCCGCCGACCGGCCGTCAGGAGGAGAAATGA